Part of the Natronobacterium gregoryi SP2 genome, AACGACGGATCGATCAAGAACGTCGGCCCGAAGAACAAGGCAGCGACCGCGAAACTGTTCGATGTCGAGACGGTCGAAGCCCGGGAGTTCGGGGACAAGCGCGTCAAGCTCGTCTTCGAGGACGAGGACGACAACGAGATCCAGGTTTCGTTGTTCCCCGAGGATGTCCGAAAACTCACGAACGACGTCGAAGAACTCGAGGAGGAGTCGCCCGTTTTCGAGTGAGTGTCACGGCTAGCGACTGATAGTCGTCGCGGCGCTGTGACGAACGCATTTCGACAACCGTTTTAGGACGAACCTGCTTCACCCGAGTAGATGGGTAACTGCATCATCTGTGGCACAGTTGTCGACGGAGAAGTCTGCGCGAGTCACGAGGAGGACGTCGCTTTCGAATTTCGAGGCACCTCCCCTTCGCAGCTTTCTCCCGGTCGGTACTACCGGGGGACCGTCGACGGCTATGCCGACTTCGGCGTGTTCGTCGACGTCGGCGACCACGTCACTGGCCTGTTGCACAGAAGCGAACTCGACCAACGCCTCGAGAGTCTCGACTGGGAGCCCGGCGACGAGGTGTTCGTCCAGGTGCTCGACGTTCGGGACAACGGTAATGTCGACCTTGGCTGGTCGATCCGTCAGCGCGGACGCGAGTTCCGCGGCAAGTTGATCGAGACGGCAGACGACGAGCTTCGACCGGAGGAACTCGAAGACGACGACAGCGAGTCCGAAAGCGACGATTCGAACGCTGGCGACGACCGACAGACGGCATCCGCCGACAGCGAGCCGTCTGCTGCAAACAGCGGCGACACCGTCGCCGCGAGCAGTTCCGGCGGGACGAGTACCGTCGCAGCCGAGTCGACCGGATCGACGGCCACGACCGACGACGCAGTCGACACCGAATCGACCGCCGAGGACGAACCCGCGCTCAAACGAACGACGGTCGACGCCATCGACACCCAGGTCGGGAGCGTCGTCCGCCTCGAGGGCGAGATCACTGGCGTCCGCCAGACGAGCGGTCCGACGGTCTTCGAGCTAAGCGACGAGACCGGTGCCGTCGAGTGTGCTGCCTTCGAAGAGGCGGGCGTCCGCGCTTACCCAAGCGTCGAAGTCGAAGCTGTCGTCGCACTCGAGGGCGAAGTCGAACGCCATCACGGCGAACTCCAGATCGAGACAGAGACGCTCGAGGTCCTCGAAGGCGAAAAGAGAGAGACCATCGCCGAGCGCCTCGAGAGTGCGATCGAGCGAGAAGCGACCCCGGCCGAGATCGAGTTCCTCGCCGATCACGACGCCGTCGCTGCCGTCGAAGACGGAGTTGGAGACGCCGCGACCGCGATCCGCCGTGCCGTCATGGAGGCGCGACCGATCGTCGTCCGCCACGGTGCGACCGCCGACGGCTACCTCGCTGGCGCGGCCATCGAGCGCGCAGTGCTCCCGCTGATCCGCGAGAAACACACCCGCGAGGACGCGGAGTACCACTACTTCGAGCGCCGGCCGCTGGACGACCACGTCTACGACATGGACGCCGCGACCGACGACGTCACCTCGATGCTCGAGGCTCGTGACCGACACGGCGAACAGCTTCCGCTGGTCGTACTCGTCGATGTCGGGTCGACGGTCGAGTCGATCGACGGCTACGACCTGCTCTCGCTGTACGACGCGAACGCAGTCGTCGTCGACGACAGCCACGCCGACGAAGCGATCACCGACGCCGTCGAGGTCGCCGTCACGCCGTCACTCGACGGCGCAGATGTCTCCGACGTCACGTCGACGGCGCTCGCTGCCAACGTCGCCGCCCACGTCAACGACGACGTTCGCGACGAGGTCGAACACCTCCCCGCGATCAGCTACTGGGAGGATACCCCCGAGGCGTATCTCGCGCTCGCGACCGAGGCCAACTACGACGAAACCGCGATCGCAGAGCGCCGCGAGGCCGTCGCACTCGAGGCCTACTACCAGTCCTACAAAGACAAGCGCGAACTCGTCTCTGACCTGCTGTTTGGCGATGCGGACGCGCCAGAGGCACGCGACGGCGACCTCGCCGCCCACGTCTCCGAACAGTTCCGTGCGAAACTCGACACGGAACTCGAGACCGCCCGGGAGAACATAGAGATCGAGGAGGTCGACGGCATCACCGTCGCCGTCCTCGACACTGCAGCGTTTAC contains:
- a CDS encoding DHH family phosphoesterase — encoded protein: MGNCIICGTVVDGEVCASHEEDVAFEFRGTSPSQLSPGRYYRGTVDGYADFGVFVDVGDHVTGLLHRSELDQRLESLDWEPGDEVFVQVLDVRDNGNVDLGWSIRQRGREFRGKLIETADDELRPEELEDDDSESESDDSNAGDDRQTASADSEPSAANSGDTVAASSSGGTSTVAAESTGSTATTDDAVDTESTAEDEPALKRTTVDAIDTQVGSVVRLEGEITGVRQTSGPTVFELSDETGAVECAAFEEAGVRAYPSVEVEAVVALEGEVERHHGELQIETETLEVLEGEKRETIAERLESAIEREATPAEIEFLADHDAVAAVEDGVGDAATAIRRAVMEARPIVVRHGATADGYLAGAAIERAVLPLIREKHTREDAEYHYFERRPLDDHVYDMDAATDDVTSMLEARDRHGEQLPLVVLVDVGSTVESIDGYDLLSLYDANAVVVDDSHADEAITDAVEVAVTPSLDGADVSDVTSTALAANVAAHVNDDVRDEVEHLPAISYWEDTPEAYLALATEANYDETAIAERREAVALEAYYQSYKDKRELVSDLLFGDADAPEARDGDLAAHVSEQFRAKLDTELETARENIEIEEVDGITVAVLDTAAFTHRYNFPTTTLLLDELHRRQHDEGPFVTLGVGDDELHVRATESLNVRDLGDAIAEAAPDAGVRVVGGHDGYVEFLPGERAAVREAALEALDETLA